The proteins below are encoded in one region of Paraburkholderia aromaticivorans:
- the murJ gene encoding murein biosynthesis integral membrane protein MurJ: MSHIAGWRNRLAQIHPDHSRIARSAVWVSMFALIGKSAGALKEMAIAYRYGISNVVDAYQLTLTLITWLPATLVAVLSVVLVPALVELRARPKQEQAKFLGELDVMAIVVGVAFAVILYFSWPYALDLMARNLSDQTRVMSRRMMLGMAPVGIVMLTICVYAARLQAREKHVNTLLECVPAVVLLGFVLAWHDASSPAPLIWGSTLGFVLQAVLLSVLSGRADQIRARLSFSLSSPQWPHMYRAVGVFMIGQFIMSLATPLDQYFVAGLGDGNIATLGYASRVLGLIVSMGAVAISRATLPVLSELLSAGDNVRARSIALKWSLFMLAISGVVVVVAWLLAPMVVKLLFQRGAFSAADTVAVSSLFRWGLIQIPFYFSVLVLVQLFASQGRFKAMAGIAVVNFAVKAVANFFLIRWFGITGVVLATGVMGASSFVCYLSLTLSNRSLKNKAGPL; encoded by the coding sequence ATGTCTCACATCGCAGGTTGGCGAAACCGTCTTGCGCAGATTCATCCTGACCATAGCCGGATCGCACGCAGTGCGGTCTGGGTTTCCATGTTCGCGCTTATCGGCAAGTCGGCGGGCGCGCTCAAGGAAATGGCGATCGCGTATCGCTATGGCATCAGCAATGTCGTCGATGCCTATCAGCTCACGCTCACGCTGATCACCTGGCTGCCGGCAACGCTTGTCGCTGTCCTGAGCGTCGTGCTGGTGCCGGCGCTGGTCGAACTGCGCGCGAGGCCAAAACAGGAGCAAGCGAAGTTTCTCGGCGAACTCGACGTGATGGCGATTGTCGTCGGCGTGGCGTTCGCGGTCATTCTCTATTTCTCCTGGCCGTATGCGCTCGACCTGATGGCGCGCAACCTGTCGGACCAAACCCGCGTGATGTCGCGCCGGATGATGCTCGGCATGGCGCCGGTCGGCATCGTCATGCTGACGATCTGCGTCTATGCCGCACGCCTCCAGGCACGCGAAAAGCACGTCAACACGCTGCTGGAGTGCGTGCCCGCGGTTGTGTTGCTGGGCTTCGTGCTGGCCTGGCACGATGCAAGCTCCCCCGCGCCGTTGATCTGGGGCAGCACGCTCGGCTTCGTCCTCCAGGCGGTGCTATTGAGCGTGCTCTCCGGGCGTGCCGACCAGATCCGCGCGCGACTCAGCTTCTCTCTCAGCTCGCCGCAGTGGCCCCACATGTACCGCGCGGTCGGTGTGTTCATGATCGGCCAGTTCATCATGAGTCTGGCCACGCCGCTGGATCAGTATTTCGTGGCCGGTCTCGGCGACGGCAACATCGCGACGCTCGGCTATGCAAGCCGCGTGCTCGGCCTGATCGTCAGCATGGGCGCGGTGGCGATCAGCAGGGCGACCTTGCCGGTTTTATCGGAGCTGTTGAGTGCAGGAGATAACGTTCGTGCCCGAAGCATCGCGCTAAAGTGGTCGCTGTTCATGCTGGCGATCAGCGGCGTGGTGGTGGTGGTGGCGTGGCTTCTCGCGCCGATGGTCGTGAAGCTGCTATTTCAGCGCGGCGCCTTTAGCGCGGCCGATACGGTGGCGGTGTCCAGCCTGTTTCGCTGGGGATTGATTCAGATTCCTTTCTATTTCTCGGTACTGGTGCTGGTTCAGCTTTTCGCGAGCCAAGGTCGCTTTAAAGCCATGGCAGGCATCGCGGTCGTGAACTTTGCTGTAAAGGCAGTTGCAAATTTCTTCCTGATTCGATGGTTTGGCATCACGGGGGTCGTTCTTGCAACCGGCGTCATGGGCGCCAGTTCGTTCGTATGCTATCTGTCTCTCACGCTGTCGAACCGGTCATTAAAGAATAAGGCAGGTCCGTTATGA